A stretch of the Zerene cesonia ecotype Mississippi chromosome 4, Zerene_cesonia_1.1, whole genome shotgun sequence genome encodes the following:
- the LOC119839675 gene encoding flocculation protein FLO11-like, with the protein MRSALLCVLFTLIIHKGSRVRGDDFRPTPIPLDEWHPTKQDNQAGTLHEIIGTESPASVAAVPAHYWEDALRHSVYLTLVRDKIDQLIAKGDVISPNSKLNQPVSKEIDDHDLWEKIKKAPFDRIQSEEPNSPGDVTIMAKGRLLESKEGFRFTEDDRSQEKCGNEKCADGVKAFWSVKRVRQRDQEISPGKYHYELTFSVISQIPKKQRKPYENPIRTFTVRETTPDRITDYPQEYKRTEAVHYTTSRPQRAIWFHKNIVPIPPHTRRQYTSGLDRIFSSIFSDDDASSYDQPQPKFRNNPTPPQIYQYSKIGHAGPAIDYHQQPRGNSKPYPYKNQPYKYARPPLQAPPAGPLHHHYLDYDSSPIVNGSPYPSQDTRVSPSQPTKSTRPAVLPTPVPVGPGPKDQTFDLGSPMYIESSDIKENITRFSEMNNPHRPMYKPKPTPPKVNYFPEHIRPPVYNAPPGVFVTMDKKPFKPMPPLKLVHNSKPQKTNKPIDFRPSPQVHDPQSPNPDPLFDTAFRPITVNYADSSTTERIEHINVKKGQNKNRKTNVNSKKPNKKHENIKSHRITTATPDIITAQNLDEEIDTLDWANVLGAFTKTTPMVLQTEKSNYPETTTSFSTTGSAVPSSTSKRTTTTTMEATPKSTSTTSTTTSTPKPPKRTRPPPKFTKQDKIKKHKRIIPTSSTTLAPEKSTVRRSTTESTPTTSSTIKSIKKAFSWEVKNKTLSTSTTSTTTTTVRPTTTTTKPISTTATYTTTTNVPKEPSTTGKPEFVTSSPKRNRFRQSTLIYKGTSVKHDKWAFKNYSSNTQQAQNYRRTSNFQGYSQSTTPTTMQKPTEMSKSSTVSTDSSSTESILHSKAADSLESNSVLPLDKENSENSQEESRDHSEYIFEHSSASNYNNNEVIGLEITTIDSVSQQSDIPKNKTKCQKKKQNVFTTEVPTENFSEQITTPLTATEESATEDIFEQLFGFNFNSGTSSKDKEILEGQSSNHASFVKADVDDDDDDLTDFMDELNKKGQHSNDHSTDDQYEDDDDDDDDDDDDDDDDDDDESNNDDDDNDDYSKLKNDHESESSRDSRYESYNLDRPYSFLELMAME; encoded by the coding sequence aTACATAAAGGAAGCCGGGTTCGAGGCGATGACTTCAGGCCGACCCCGATACCCCTCGACGAATGGCACCCGACGAAACAGGACAACCAAGCGGGCACATTGCATGAAATAATCGGAACGGAATCACCGGCCTCCGTAGCGGCCGTTCCTGCTCACTACTGGGAAGATGCTTTGAGACACAGCGTTTATCTTACTTTAGTGAGAGACAAGATTGATCAACTTATTGCAAAAGGTGACGTCATATCACCCAACAGCAAACTAAATCAACCAGTCTCGAAGGAAATCGATGACCACGACCTCTgggagaaaattaaaaaagctcCGTTCGACCGCATACAGTCTGAGGAACCCAACTCTCCAGGAGACGTCACTATTATGGCCAAAGGACGGCTATTAGAAAGTAAAGAGGGTTTCAGATTCACCGAAGACGATCGATCACAAGAAAAATGTGGCAACGAAAAGTGCGCGGATGGTGTGAAAGCATTTTGGTCAGTGAAGCGAGTGCGACAGAGGGATCAAGAAATATCTCCAGGAAAATATCACTATGAATTGACTTTTTCAGTTATTTCTCAGATCCCAAAAAAGCAACGAAAGCCCTACGAAAACCCCATCCGAACATTTACTGTCCGCGAGACTACACCCGATAGAATAACGGATTATCCCCAAGAATATAAAAGAACGGAAGCCGTCCACTATACGACATCGAGACCGCAGAGGGCCATTtggtttcataaaaatatagttccCATTCCACCACACACGAGGCGACAGTATACAAGTGGTTTGGATAGaatattttcatcaatatTTTCCGATGACGACGCTTCATCATATGACCAACCACAACCAAAATTTAGAAACAACCCAACGCCCCCACAAATTTATCAATACTCAAAAATTGGACATGCAGGACCGGCAATTGACTATCATCAGCAGCCGAGAGGAAATTCAAAACCATATCCGTATAAAAATCAGCCATATAAATATGCTCGCCCACCGCTTCAGGCACCACCCGCAGGACCACTGCATCATCATTACTTAGATTATGACTCCAGCCCTATTGTGAATGGCAGTCCATATCCATCACAAGATACCAGGGTGTCACCCAGTCAACCTACTAAATCAACACGACCAGCAGTTTTACCAACGCCGGTACCAGTAGGTCCAGGCCCCAAAGACCAAACCTTTGACCTAGGTAGTCCAATGTATATAGAGAGTTCAGATATTAAAGAGAATATAACACGATTTTCCGAAATGAATAATCCTCATAGGCCTATGTATAAACCTAAGCCAACGCCTCCTAAAGTTAACTATTTTCCAGAACATATAAGACCCCCTGTGTATAATGCGCCACCTGGAGTTTTTGTTACTATGGACAAAAAACCGTTTAAGCCCATGCCACCGCTGAAACTGGTTCATAATTCTAAGCcccaaaaaacaaataaaccaaTCGATTTTAGACCAAGTCCACAAGTTCATGATCCCCAGTCTCCAAATCCTGATCCACTATTTGACACCGCATTTAGACCAATCACTGTGAACTACGCTGATAGCAGCACAACTGAAAGAATCGAACATATCAACGTGAAAAAGggtcaaaataaaaatcgaaagACCAACGTGAACAGCAAAAagccaaataaaaaacacgaaAACATTAAGTCTCATAGAATAACCACTGCAACGCCTGATATAATAACAGCTCAAAACTTAGACGAGGAAATAGATACTTTAGACTGGGCAAATGTTCTAGGAGCATTTACTAAAACAACACCAATGGTTCTACAAAcagaaaaatcaaattatccCGAAACCACAACCAGTTTCTCAACAACTGGCAGCGCTGTCCCATCGTCAACTTCAAAGagaacaacaacaacaacaatggAAGCGACACCCAAATCAACTTCAACCACATCCACAACCACATCAACGCCAAAACCCCCGAAACGGACACGTCCGCCACCGAAATTCACAAAACAGGATAAAATTAAGAAGCATAAACGAATCATACCCACATCTTCTACTACTTTGGCTCCAGAAAAATCAACGGTACGAAGATCAACAACAGAATCAACACCCACGACCAGTTCAACAATAAAGAGCATTAAAAAGGCATTCTCCTgggaagttaaaaataaaacactttccACTTCCACAACCTCAACAACGACTACAACAGTTCGTCCAACAACTACAACAACTAAACCCATTAGTACTACGGCGACCTATACAACTACAACCAACGTTCCTAAGGAACCATCGACCACCGGAAAACCAGAGTTCGTGACAAGCTCTCCAAAAAGGAACCGTTTCAGACAATCTACATTAATATACAAAGGTACTTCTGTCAAGCATGACAAATGggcgtttaaaaattatagcaGCAACACGCAACAAGCACAAAATTATAGGAGAACTTCTAACTTCCAAGGATACAGTCAATCCACGACACCAACTACTATGCAAAAACCAACAGAAATGAGTAAAAGTAGCACTGTTAGTACAGACAGTTCCAGCACTGAGAGTATCCTTCATTCAAAGGCTGCCGATAGTTTAGAAAGTAACAGTGTACTGCCACTAGACAAAGAAAATAGCGAAAACAGCCAAGAAGAATCACGAGATCACTCCGAGTACATTTTTGAGCATTCATCTGCTtcaaattacaacaataacGAAGTTATAGGTTTAGAAATAACAACTATTGATAGTGTTTCTCAACAAAGTGATATAccgaaaaacaaaactaagtgtcaaaagaaaaaacaaaatgtatttactaCAGAAGTGCCCACTGAGAATTTTAGCGAACAAATAACCACGCCCTTAACAGCGACAGAAGAATCAGCTACTGAAGATATATTTGAGCAGTTATTTGGTTTCAATTTTAACTCAGGCACAAGTTCAAAAGATAAAGAGATATTGGAAGGTCAAAGTTCAAATCACGCAAGCTTTGTAAAAGCGGATGTCGACGACGACGATGATGATCTTACTGACTTTATGGATGAACTCAACAAAAAAGGCCAGCATTCAAATGATCATTCCACGGACGATCAATATGAAGATGACGACGatgacgacgacgacgacgacgacgacgacgatgatgatgatgacgacgAATCTAATAACGATGATGACGACAATGACGACtattcaaaactaaaaaatgatCACGAATCTGAGTCAAGCAGAGATTCACGTTATGAAAGTTACAATTTAGATCGTCCCTATAGTTTTCTAGAGTTGATGGCCATGGAATAG
- the LOC119839579 gene encoding NAD-dependent protein deacetylase Sirt6: MSCNYAEGLSPYEHKGVLGLPEKFDSIEKLKEKCQILANLIKESKHVVVHTGAGISTSAGIPDFRGPNGVWTLEKEGKRPNINVSFTDAKPTKTHMILKKLVDSNKVQYIVSQNIDGLHLKSGLPRRYLSELHGNMFIDECNLCKRQFVRNSPVETVGKKCSGVPCAAGHGGGRPCRGRLYDGVLDWEHSLPENDLLAAEWHSSVADLSICLGTTLQIIPSGNLPLETVKYGGKLVICNLQPTKHDNKADLVINYYVDDILENVMQILGYEIPTYSEENDFTKLAAHSIIDWTINRKDILALEKVFKIKCKGVKKQRVLIKKRRNSTDEANSFILDDKSKVVKIEIKHEVKNDIT; this comes from the exons atgtcgTGCAATTACGCTGAGGGACTCTCCCCATACGAACACAAAGGAGTTCTCGGACTTCCAGAA aAATTTGACTCAATTGAAAAGTTGAAAGAAAAGTGTCAAATACtggcaaatttaattaaagaaagtaAACATGTTGTGGTACACACTGGAGCTGGCATTAGCACATCTGCAGGAATACCTGATTTTAG AGGGCCAAATGGTGTTTGGACACTTGAGAAAGAGGGGAAAAGGCCAAACATCAATGTTTCTTTTACTGATGCTAAACCAACCAAGACTCATATGATACTAAAGAAGTTAGTGGACTCCAACAAAGTCCAGTACATTGTCAGTCAGAATATAGATGGCTTACATTTGAAGTCAGGTTTGCCACGAAGATATTTGTCTGAACTACAtggaaatatgtttattgatgAATGTAATCTTTGTAAAAG GCAGTTTGTGAGGAACTCACCAGTTGAGACAGTCGGTAAAAAGTGCAGCGGTGTTCCATGTGCTGCTGGGCATGGTGGTGGCAGACCTTGTCGTGGAAGACTGTATGATGGAGTGTTGGATTGGGAGCATAGCCTGCCAGAGAATGATTTGTTGGCAGCAGAATGGCATTCTAg TGTTGCAGACCTGAGTATATGTTTGGGAACAACACTTCAAATCATTCCGAGTGGTAACCTACCTTTAGAAACAGTAAAGTATGGAGGAAAACTAGTCATATGTAACTTGCAACCGACTAAACAT GACAACAAAGCAGATTTAGTAATCAACTATTATGTGGATGATATATTAGAAAATGTGATGCAAATTCTAGGATATGAGATTCCCACCTATAGTGAAGAAAATGATTTTACAAAACTTGCCGCACATTCCATCATCGACTGGACTATAAATAGAAAAGACATTCTAGCTTTGGAAAAAGTGTTTAAGATTAAGTGCAAGGGGGTTAAAAAACAACGCGTTCTTATCAAGAAACGAAGAAATAGTACTGATGAAGCAAATAGTTTTATTCTCGATGATAAGTCAAAAGTTGTGAAGATAGAAATAAAGCATGAAGTGAAAAATGATATAACTTGA
- the LOC119839578 gene encoding dolichol kinase translates to MVDFIIRKMCDTISTQYRRIIEPLDKHITLNLREGGIQSRPAKSNGLWCQFLLPSVLNLYCMLEDVPIIYKISTCLSLGLVAYCSLFVLFLSLSSLVVREPVYGGCVAASFISTLFMYGVLKQDLLLSLSASATTVMSFVWLLRHSLLNLPKTFTIGEAVIVVQSVILFTVISVLHIMLSLSTEDEELFFIHVSILTVLLAVSLMITGLFLLRTDLKSIRSLIIIIALGATFVLTVLHILIGSDFMNQAVKLVFFTGKRKEIIIFWLILVLLSICALLIRTKLAVKATTVTRKTFHVLASLVFLSGILLDVRLMVFAAGIGLALIIFIEALRKSEIEPISSALQSAFLVYSDEKDCGSLAMTPLYLYVGLACPLLLVPSHSSDHTLELLSGVLSIGVGDTAASWFGSRFGFNKWPDSSRTMEGTAFNILSQIGTVYTLILFDLLHTKNALFRTIIVASVAGLVEAKTEQVDNLVLPLITMAAYQLTRLFF, encoded by the exons atggttgattttataataagaaagatGTGTGACACAATTTCAACTCAATATCGTAGAATAATTGAACCTTTGGATAAacacataacattaaatttacgaGAAGGTGGTATTCAAAGCAg ACCAGCCAAAAGCAATGGATTATGGTGTCAGTTTTTACTACCATCAGTGTTGAACTTGTATTGTATGCTGGAAGATGTgccaattatttataaaataagcacATGTTTATCGTTGGGGTTGGTCGCATACTGCTCTCTATTTGTTCTGTTTCTATCTTTATCAAGTCTCGTTGTAAGGGAACCTGTGTATGGGGGCTGTGTTGCAGCAAGTTTTATTTCTACACTGTTTATGTATGGTGTGTTAAAACAAG ATTTACTTTTATCGTTATCAGCGTCTGCAACAACCGTGATGTCATTTGTGTGGTTGCTTCGGCACTCCCTCCTTAATCTTCCTAAAACTTTCACAATAGGAGAGGCTGTTATAGTTGTCCAAAGTGTGATTCTGTTCACGGTTATATCTGTTCTACACATAATGTTGAGTCTTTCTACAGAAGATGAGGAATTGTTCTTTATTCACGTTTCAATTTTG ACTGTGCTGTTAGCAGTAAGTTTGATGATAACAGGATTATTTTTACTAAGAACAGATCTAAAAAGTATAAggtcattaataattataatagcatTAGGGGCCACATTTGTGCTAACCGTACTTCATATCCTGATTGGATCTGATTTCATGAATCAAGCTGTAAAGTTAGTTTTTTTCACTGGAAAGAGg aAGGAAATCATTATCTTTTGGTTAATACTTGTCCTATTATCAATATGTGCATTACTGATACGTACAAAGTTAGCCGTTAAAGCTACTACAGTCACGAGGAAAACCTTTCATGTACTGGCATCACTTGTTTTCTTGTCTGGCATACTGCTTGATGTGCGACTGATGGTCTTTGCTGCTGGAATTGGACTTgcattgattatatttatagag GCTTTAAGAAAAAGTGAGATTGAACCAATTTCTTCAGCTCTTCAATCTGCTTTCCTGGTATACAGTGATGAAAAG GACTGTGGGAGCCTGGCCATGACCCCCCTATACCTATACGTGGGGCTAGCCTGTCCGCTCTTGCTAGTTCCTTCCCATAGCTCAGACCACACTCTCGAGTTACTCAGTGGAGTGCTCTCTATCGGCGTGGGGGATACTGCAGCTAGCTGGTTTGGGTCTCGATTCGGCTTCAATAAGTGGCCTG ACAGTAGTAGAACAATGGAAGGCAcagcatttaatattttatcacaaataGGAAcagtttatacattaattttatttg AtttgttacatacaaaaaacgcATTGTTTCGGACAATTATTGTTGCAAGTGTAGCTGGTCTCGTAGAAGCGAAGACTGAGCAAGTCGACAACCTAGTCCTGCCCCTTATTACTATGGCCGCATATCAATTAAcacgattatttttttaa